A single window of Ovis aries strain OAR_USU_Benz2616 breed Rambouillet chromosome 24, ARS-UI_Ramb_v3.0, whole genome shotgun sequence DNA harbors:
- the ATXN2L gene encoding ataxin-2-like protein isoform X10, with amino-acid sequence MLKPQPPQQTSQPQPPPTQQAVARRPPGGTSPPNGGLPGPLASTSAPPGPPAAASPCLGPAAAAGSGLRRGAEGILAPQPPPPQQQHQERPGAAAIGSARGQSTGKGPPQSPVFEGVYNNSRMLHFLTAVVGSTCDVKVKNGTTYEGIFKTLSSKFELAVDAVHRKVSEPAGGPRREDIVDTMVFKPSDVMLVHFRNVDFNYATKDKFTDSAIAMNSKVNGEHKEKVLQRWEGGDSNSDDYDLESDMSNGWDPNEMFKFNEENYGVKTTYDSSLSSYTVPLEKDNSEEFRQRELRAAQLAREIESSPQYRLRIAMENDDGRTEEEKHSAVQRQGSGRESPSLAAREGKYIPLPQRVREGPRGGVRCSSSRGGRPGLSSLPPRGPHHLDNSSPGPGSEARGINGGPSRMSPKAQRPLRGAKTLSSPSSRPSGEASVPPPPAVGRMYPPRSPKSAAPAPISASCPEPPMGSAVPTSSASIPVTSAVGEPGVGSISPASPKISLAPTDVKELPAKEPGRTLESQELSRIAGKVPGLQNEQKRFQLEELRKFGAQFKLQPSSSPETSLDPFPPRILKEEAKGKEKEVDGLLASEPLGSPVSSKAESVSDKEDKPPLPPAGAAEGPEQPPQPCPSQTGSPPVGLIKGDDKDEGPVAEQVKKSTLNPNAKEFNPTKPLLSVNKSTSTPTSPGPRTHSTPSIPVLTAGQSGLYSPQYISYIPQIHMGPAVQAPQMYPYPVSNSVPGQQGKYRGAKGSLPPQRSDQHQPASAPPMMQAAAAAAGPPLVAATPYSSYIPYNPQQFPGQPAMMQPMAHYPSQPVFAPMLQSNPRMLTSGSHPQAIVSSSTPQYPSAEQPTPQALYATVHQSYPHHATQLHAHQPQPATTPTGSQPPSQHAAPSPVQHQAGQAPHLGSGQPQQNLYHPGALTGTPPSLPPGPSAQSPQSSFPQPAAVYAIHAHQQLPHGFTNMAHVTQVSSLARRLDFQEEPMTGFLPFHPPGN; translated from the exons ATGTTGAAGCCTCAGCCGCCACAACAGACCTCCCAGCCCCAGCCGCCCCCCACGCAACAGGCCGTGGCCCGTCGCCCTCCCGGGGGCACCAGCCCGCCCAACGGCGGTCTCCCGGGGCCCCTGGCCTCCACCTCGGCTCCCCCAGGACCTCCTGCGGCCGCCTCCCCCTGCCTGGGGCCTGCAGCCGCTGCCGGGAGCGGGCTCCGCCGGGGAGCCGAGGGCATCTTGGCGCCTCAACCGCCGCCACCGCAGCAGCAACATCAggagaggccaggggcagcggccatcGGCAGCGCCAG GGGACAAAGCACAGGAAAGGGACCTCCACAGTCACCG GTGTTTGAGGGTGTCTACAACAATTCCAGAATGCTGCATTTCCTTACCGCTGTTGTG GGTTCCACTTGTGATGTAAAGGTGAAGAACGGTACCACCTACGAGGGCATCTTCAAGACGCTGAGCTCAAAG TTTGAACTGGCAGTGGACGCTGTGCACCGGAAGGTATCGGAGCCAGCGGGTGGCCCTCGTCGGGAAGACATAGTGGACACCATGGTGTTTAAGCCAAGTGATGTCATGCTTGTCCACTTCCGAAATGTCGACTTCAATTATGCTACTAAAG ATAAGTTCACTGACTCGGCCATTGCCATGAACTCGAAGGTGAACGGGGAGCACAAGGAGAAGGTGCTTCAGCGCTGGGAGGGGGGAGACAGCAACAGTGATGACTACGACCTGGAGTCTGACATG TCTAATGGATGGGACCCCAACGAAATGTTCAAGTTCAATGAGGAGAACTATGGTGTAAAGACTACCTATGACAGCAGTCTCTCTTCTTACAC GGTGCCCTTAGAAAAGGACAATTCAGAAGAATTCCGTCAGCGGGAGCTGCGTGCTGCCCAGTTGGCCCGAGAGATTGAATCGAGCCCCCAGTACCGCCTGCGGATCGCCATGGAGAATGATGACGGGCGCACGGAGGAGGAGAAGCACAGTGCGGTTCAGCGACAGGGCTCAGGGCGTGAGAGCCCCAGCTTGGCAGCCAG GGAGGGAAAGTATATCCCTCTACCCCAGCGAGTTCGGGAAGGTCCCCGGGGAGGCGTTCGCTGCAGTAGTTCTCGGGGCGGCCGGCCTGGCCTTAGCTCTTTGCCGCCCCGTGGCCCTCACCATCTTGACAATAGCAGCCCTGGCCCAGGTTCTGAGGCACGTGGTATCAATGGAG gccctTCCCGCATGTCCCCTAAGGCCCAGCGACCTCTGAGAGGTGCCAAGACTCTGTCTTCCCCCAGCAGCAGGCCTTCTGGAGAAGCCTCTGTTCCACCTCCTCCTGCAG TGGGCCGGATGTACCCGCCGCGCTCTCCCAAGTCAGCTGCCCCTGCCCCAATCTCAGCTTCCTGTCCTGAGCCTCCCATGGGCTCAGCAGTACCAACCTCTTCAGCTTCCATCCCAGTAACATCAGCAGTTGGGGAACCTGGAGTAGGCTCCATTTCCCCAGCTTCTCCAAAGATCTCACTGGCCCCCACAGATG TAAAAGAACTCCCAGCCAAGGAACCTGGAAGGACCCTGGAGTCCCAGGAGTTGTCCCGGATTGCAGGGAAAG TCCCTGGCCTTCAGAACGAACAGAAGCGTTTTCAACTGGAAGAACTGAGAAAGTTTGGGGCCCAGTTTAAG CTTCAGCCCAGTAGCTCCCCTGAGACCAGCTTGGATCCTTTTCCTCCACGGATCCTGAAAGAGGAAGccaaagggaaggagaaggaggtggatgGTCTTTTGGCTTCAGAGCCCCTGGGGTCTCCTGTTTCCTCAAAGGCTGAATCAGTATCAGACAAGGAGGACAAACCACCCCTGCCACCAGCAGGGGCTGCCGAGGGGCCGGAGCAACCTCCCCAACCTTGCCCAAGCCAAACTGGCAGCCCCCCAGTGGGCCTCATCAAGGGAGATGACAAGGATGAGGGCCCAGTTGCCGA ACAAGTGAAGAAGTCAACATTGAACCCCAATGCCAAGGAGTTCAACCCCACTAAGCCCCTGCTCTCTGTG AATAAATCCACCAGTACTCCAACTTCTCCTGGGCCCCGAACTCACTCAACTCCCTCCATCCCGGTGCTGACAGCAGGCCAGAGTGGGCTCTATAGCCCCCAGTACATCTCCTACATACCTCAGATTCACATGGGACCAGCTGTTCAG GCACCGCAGATGTATCCGTATCCTGTGTCCAACTCAGTGCCTGGACAGCAGGGCAAGTACCGGGGTGCCAAAG GCTCCCTGCCCCCGCAGCGCTCGGACCAACACCAGCCAGCCTCCGCCCCTCCCATGATGcaggctgccgccgccgccgccggtcCACCTCTGGTGGCCGCCACCCCTTACTCTTCCTACATCCCCTACAACCCACAGCAGTTCCCAGGCCAGCCCGCCATGATGCAGCCCATGGCCCACTACCCCTCGCAG ccggTGTTTGCCCCCATGCTTCAAAGCAACCCACGCATGCTGACGTCGGGGAGCCATCCCCAGGCCATCGTGTCATCCTCCACCCCTCAGTACCCTTCTGCAGAGCAGCCCACCCCCCAGGCCCTTTATG CCACTGTTCACCAGTCCTATCCACACCATGCCACGCAGCTCCATGCCCACCAGCCGCAGCCGGCCACCACACCTACTGGGAGCCAGCCGCCGTCCCAGCATGCGGCCCCCAGTCCTGTCCAG CACCAGGCGGGGCAGGCCCCACACCTGGGCAGTGGACAGCCACAGCAGAACCTGTACCACCCAGGGGCCCTGACAGGCACGCCGCCTTCTCTGCCACCGGGACCTTCTGCCCAGTCCCCTCAGAGCAGCTTCCCCCAACCAGCCGCTGTATATGCCATCCATGCCCACCAGCAGCTGCCCCACGGCTTCACCAACATGGCCCATGTTACCCAG GTGAGCAGCCTGGCCAGGCGCCTGGATTTCCAGGAGGAGCCGATGACAGGATTC CTCCCCTTCCACCCCCCGGGGAACTGA
- the ATXN2L gene encoding ataxin-2-like protein isoform X5 — protein MLKPQPPQQTSQPQPPPTQQAVARRPPGGTSPPNGGLPGPLASTSAPPGPPAAASPCLGPAAAAGSGLRRGAEGILAPQPPPPQQQHQERPGAAAIGSARGQSTGKGPPQSPVFEGVYNNSRMLHFLTAVVGSTCDVKVKNGTTYEGIFKTLSSKFELAVDAVHRKVSEPAGGPRREDIVDTMVFKPSDVMLVHFRNVDFNYATKDKFTDSAIAMNSKVNGEHKEKVLQRWEGGDSNSDDYDLESDMSNGWDPNEMFKFNEENYGVKTTYDSSLSSYTVPLEKDNSEEFRQRELRAAQLAREIESSPQYRLRIAMENDDGRTEEEKHSAVQRQGSGRESPSLAAREGKYIPLPQRVREGPRGGVRCSSSRGGRPGLSSLPPRGPHHLDNSSPGPGSEARGINGGPSRMSPKAQRPLRGAKTLSSPSSRPSGEASVPPPPAVGRMYPPRSPKSAAPAPISASCPEPPMGSAVPTSSASIPVTSAVGEPGVGSISPASPKISLAPTDVKELPAKEPGRTLESQELSRIAGKVPGLQNEQKRFQLEELRKFGAQFKLQPSSSPETSLDPFPPRILKEEAKGKEKEVDGLLASEPLGSPVSSKAESVSDKEDKPPLPPAGAAEGPEQPPQPCPSQTGSPPVGLIKGDDKDEGPVAEQVKKSTLNPNAKEFNPTKPLLSVNKSTSTPTSPGPRTHSTPSIPVLTAGQSGLYSPQYISYIPQIHMGPAVQAPQMYPYPVSNSVPGQQGKYRGAKGSLPPQRSDQHQPASAPPMMQAAAAAAGPPLVAATPYSSYIPYNPQQFPGQPAMMQPMAHYPSQPVFAPMLQSNPRMLTSGSHPQAIVSSSTPQYPSAEQPTPQALYATVHQSYPHHATQLHAHQPQPATTPTGSQPPSQHAAPSPVQHQAGQAPHLGSGQPQQNLYHPGALTGTPPSLPPGPSAQSPQSSFPQPAAVYAIHAHQQLPHGFTNMAHVTQAHVQTGITAAPPPHPGAPHPPQVMLLHPPQSHGGPPQGAVPQSGVPALSASTPSPYPYIGHPQVQSHPSQQLPFHPPGN, from the exons ATGTTGAAGCCTCAGCCGCCACAACAGACCTCCCAGCCCCAGCCGCCCCCCACGCAACAGGCCGTGGCCCGTCGCCCTCCCGGGGGCACCAGCCCGCCCAACGGCGGTCTCCCGGGGCCCCTGGCCTCCACCTCGGCTCCCCCAGGACCTCCTGCGGCCGCCTCCCCCTGCCTGGGGCCTGCAGCCGCTGCCGGGAGCGGGCTCCGCCGGGGAGCCGAGGGCATCTTGGCGCCTCAACCGCCGCCACCGCAGCAGCAACATCAggagaggccaggggcagcggccatcGGCAGCGCCAG GGGACAAAGCACAGGAAAGGGACCTCCACAGTCACCG GTGTTTGAGGGTGTCTACAACAATTCCAGAATGCTGCATTTCCTTACCGCTGTTGTG GGTTCCACTTGTGATGTAAAGGTGAAGAACGGTACCACCTACGAGGGCATCTTCAAGACGCTGAGCTCAAAG TTTGAACTGGCAGTGGACGCTGTGCACCGGAAGGTATCGGAGCCAGCGGGTGGCCCTCGTCGGGAAGACATAGTGGACACCATGGTGTTTAAGCCAAGTGATGTCATGCTTGTCCACTTCCGAAATGTCGACTTCAATTATGCTACTAAAG ATAAGTTCACTGACTCGGCCATTGCCATGAACTCGAAGGTGAACGGGGAGCACAAGGAGAAGGTGCTTCAGCGCTGGGAGGGGGGAGACAGCAACAGTGATGACTACGACCTGGAGTCTGACATG TCTAATGGATGGGACCCCAACGAAATGTTCAAGTTCAATGAGGAGAACTATGGTGTAAAGACTACCTATGACAGCAGTCTCTCTTCTTACAC GGTGCCCTTAGAAAAGGACAATTCAGAAGAATTCCGTCAGCGGGAGCTGCGTGCTGCCCAGTTGGCCCGAGAGATTGAATCGAGCCCCCAGTACCGCCTGCGGATCGCCATGGAGAATGATGACGGGCGCACGGAGGAGGAGAAGCACAGTGCGGTTCAGCGACAGGGCTCAGGGCGTGAGAGCCCCAGCTTGGCAGCCAG GGAGGGAAAGTATATCCCTCTACCCCAGCGAGTTCGGGAAGGTCCCCGGGGAGGCGTTCGCTGCAGTAGTTCTCGGGGCGGCCGGCCTGGCCTTAGCTCTTTGCCGCCCCGTGGCCCTCACCATCTTGACAATAGCAGCCCTGGCCCAGGTTCTGAGGCACGTGGTATCAATGGAG gccctTCCCGCATGTCCCCTAAGGCCCAGCGACCTCTGAGAGGTGCCAAGACTCTGTCTTCCCCCAGCAGCAGGCCTTCTGGAGAAGCCTCTGTTCCACCTCCTCCTGCAG TGGGCCGGATGTACCCGCCGCGCTCTCCCAAGTCAGCTGCCCCTGCCCCAATCTCAGCTTCCTGTCCTGAGCCTCCCATGGGCTCAGCAGTACCAACCTCTTCAGCTTCCATCCCAGTAACATCAGCAGTTGGGGAACCTGGAGTAGGCTCCATTTCCCCAGCTTCTCCAAAGATCTCACTGGCCCCCACAGATG TAAAAGAACTCCCAGCCAAGGAACCTGGAAGGACCCTGGAGTCCCAGGAGTTGTCCCGGATTGCAGGGAAAG TCCCTGGCCTTCAGAACGAACAGAAGCGTTTTCAACTGGAAGAACTGAGAAAGTTTGGGGCCCAGTTTAAG CTTCAGCCCAGTAGCTCCCCTGAGACCAGCTTGGATCCTTTTCCTCCACGGATCCTGAAAGAGGAAGccaaagggaaggagaaggaggtggatgGTCTTTTGGCTTCAGAGCCCCTGGGGTCTCCTGTTTCCTCAAAGGCTGAATCAGTATCAGACAAGGAGGACAAACCACCCCTGCCACCAGCAGGGGCTGCCGAGGGGCCGGAGCAACCTCCCCAACCTTGCCCAAGCCAAACTGGCAGCCCCCCAGTGGGCCTCATCAAGGGAGATGACAAGGATGAGGGCCCAGTTGCCGA ACAAGTGAAGAAGTCAACATTGAACCCCAATGCCAAGGAGTTCAACCCCACTAAGCCCCTGCTCTCTGTG AATAAATCCACCAGTACTCCAACTTCTCCTGGGCCCCGAACTCACTCAACTCCCTCCATCCCGGTGCTGACAGCAGGCCAGAGTGGGCTCTATAGCCCCCAGTACATCTCCTACATACCTCAGATTCACATGGGACCAGCTGTTCAG GCACCGCAGATGTATCCGTATCCTGTGTCCAACTCAGTGCCTGGACAGCAGGGCAAGTACCGGGGTGCCAAAG GCTCCCTGCCCCCGCAGCGCTCGGACCAACACCAGCCAGCCTCCGCCCCTCCCATGATGcaggctgccgccgccgccgccggtcCACCTCTGGTGGCCGCCACCCCTTACTCTTCCTACATCCCCTACAACCCACAGCAGTTCCCAGGCCAGCCCGCCATGATGCAGCCCATGGCCCACTACCCCTCGCAG ccggTGTTTGCCCCCATGCTTCAAAGCAACCCACGCATGCTGACGTCGGGGAGCCATCCCCAGGCCATCGTGTCATCCTCCACCCCTCAGTACCCTTCTGCAGAGCAGCCCACCCCCCAGGCCCTTTATG CCACTGTTCACCAGTCCTATCCACACCATGCCACGCAGCTCCATGCCCACCAGCCGCAGCCGGCCACCACACCTACTGGGAGCCAGCCGCCGTCCCAGCATGCGGCCCCCAGTCCTGTCCAG CACCAGGCGGGGCAGGCCCCACACCTGGGCAGTGGACAGCCACAGCAGAACCTGTACCACCCAGGGGCCCTGACAGGCACGCCGCCTTCTCTGCCACCGGGACCTTCTGCCCAGTCCCCTCAGAGCAGCTTCCCCCAACCAGCCGCTGTATATGCCATCCATGCCCACCAGCAGCTGCCCCACGGCTTCACCAACATGGCCCATGTTACCCAG GCCCATGTCCAAACTGGAATCACAGCAGCCCCGCCCCCTCACCCTGGGGCTCCCCACCCgccccaggtgatgctgctgcacCCACCCCAGAGCCATGGGGGCCCCCCCCAAGGCGCGGTGCCCCAGAGTGGGGTGCCTGCACTCTCAGCTTCCACACCCTCACCCTACCCCTACATCGGACACCCCCAAG TTCAATCTCATCCCTCCCAGCAGCTCCCCTTCCACCCCCCGGGGAACTGA
- the ATXN2L gene encoding ataxin-2-like protein isoform X2: MLKPQPPQQTSQPQPPPTQQAVARRPPGGTSPPNGGLPGPLASTSAPPGPPAAASPCLGPAAAAGSGLRRGAEGILAPQPPPPQQQHQERPGAAAIGSARGQSTGKGPPQSPVFEGVYNNSRMLHFLTAVVGSTCDVKVKNGTTYEGIFKTLSSKFELAVDAVHRKVSEPAGGPRREDIVDTMVFKPSDVMLVHFRNVDFNYATKDKFTDSAIAMNSKVNGEHKEKVLQRWEGGDSNSDDYDLESDMSNGWDPNEMFKFNEENYGVKTTYDSSLSSYTVPLEKDNSEEFRQRELRAAQLAREIESSPQYRLRIAMENDDGRTEEEKHSAVQRQGSGRESPSLAAREGKYIPLPQRVREGPRGGVRCSSSRGGRPGLSSLPPRGPHHLDNSSPGPGSEARGINGGPSRMSPKAQRPLRGAKTLSSPSSRPSGEASVPPPPAVGRMYPPRSPKSAAPAPISASCPEPPMGSAVPTSSASIPVTSAVGEPGVGSISPASPKISLAPTDVKELPAKEPGRTLESQELSRIAGKVPGLQNEQKRFQLEELRKFGAQFKLQPSSSPETSLDPFPPRILKEEAKGKEKEVDGLLASEPLGSPVSSKAESVSDKEDKPPLPPAGAAEGPEQPPQPCPSQTGSPPVGLIKGDDKDEGPVAEQVKKSTLNPNAKEFNPTKPLLSVNKSTSTPTSPGPRTHSTPSIPVLTAGQSGLYSPQYISYIPQIHMGPAVQAPQMYPYPVSNSVPGQQGKYRGAKGSLPPQRSDQHQPASAPPMMQAAAAAAGPPLVAATPYSSYIPYNPQQFPGQPAMMQPMAHYPSQPVFAPMLQSNPRMLTSGSHPQAIVSSSTPQYPSAEQPTPQALYATVHQSYPHHATQLHAHQPQPATTPTGSQPPSQHAAPSPVQHQAGQAPHLGSGQPQQNLYHPGALTGTPPSLPPGPSAQSPQSSFPQPAAVYAIHAHQQLPHGFTNMAHVTQAHVQTGITAAPPPHPGAPHPPQVMLLHPPQSHGGPPQGAVPQSGVPALSASTPSPYPYIGHPQGEQPGQAPGFPGGADDRILQSHPSQQLPFHPPGN; encoded by the exons ATGTTGAAGCCTCAGCCGCCACAACAGACCTCCCAGCCCCAGCCGCCCCCCACGCAACAGGCCGTGGCCCGTCGCCCTCCCGGGGGCACCAGCCCGCCCAACGGCGGTCTCCCGGGGCCCCTGGCCTCCACCTCGGCTCCCCCAGGACCTCCTGCGGCCGCCTCCCCCTGCCTGGGGCCTGCAGCCGCTGCCGGGAGCGGGCTCCGCCGGGGAGCCGAGGGCATCTTGGCGCCTCAACCGCCGCCACCGCAGCAGCAACATCAggagaggccaggggcagcggccatcGGCAGCGCCAG GGGACAAAGCACAGGAAAGGGACCTCCACAGTCACCG GTGTTTGAGGGTGTCTACAACAATTCCAGAATGCTGCATTTCCTTACCGCTGTTGTG GGTTCCACTTGTGATGTAAAGGTGAAGAACGGTACCACCTACGAGGGCATCTTCAAGACGCTGAGCTCAAAG TTTGAACTGGCAGTGGACGCTGTGCACCGGAAGGTATCGGAGCCAGCGGGTGGCCCTCGTCGGGAAGACATAGTGGACACCATGGTGTTTAAGCCAAGTGATGTCATGCTTGTCCACTTCCGAAATGTCGACTTCAATTATGCTACTAAAG ATAAGTTCACTGACTCGGCCATTGCCATGAACTCGAAGGTGAACGGGGAGCACAAGGAGAAGGTGCTTCAGCGCTGGGAGGGGGGAGACAGCAACAGTGATGACTACGACCTGGAGTCTGACATG TCTAATGGATGGGACCCCAACGAAATGTTCAAGTTCAATGAGGAGAACTATGGTGTAAAGACTACCTATGACAGCAGTCTCTCTTCTTACAC GGTGCCCTTAGAAAAGGACAATTCAGAAGAATTCCGTCAGCGGGAGCTGCGTGCTGCCCAGTTGGCCCGAGAGATTGAATCGAGCCCCCAGTACCGCCTGCGGATCGCCATGGAGAATGATGACGGGCGCACGGAGGAGGAGAAGCACAGTGCGGTTCAGCGACAGGGCTCAGGGCGTGAGAGCCCCAGCTTGGCAGCCAG GGAGGGAAAGTATATCCCTCTACCCCAGCGAGTTCGGGAAGGTCCCCGGGGAGGCGTTCGCTGCAGTAGTTCTCGGGGCGGCCGGCCTGGCCTTAGCTCTTTGCCGCCCCGTGGCCCTCACCATCTTGACAATAGCAGCCCTGGCCCAGGTTCTGAGGCACGTGGTATCAATGGAG gccctTCCCGCATGTCCCCTAAGGCCCAGCGACCTCTGAGAGGTGCCAAGACTCTGTCTTCCCCCAGCAGCAGGCCTTCTGGAGAAGCCTCTGTTCCACCTCCTCCTGCAG TGGGCCGGATGTACCCGCCGCGCTCTCCCAAGTCAGCTGCCCCTGCCCCAATCTCAGCTTCCTGTCCTGAGCCTCCCATGGGCTCAGCAGTACCAACCTCTTCAGCTTCCATCCCAGTAACATCAGCAGTTGGGGAACCTGGAGTAGGCTCCATTTCCCCAGCTTCTCCAAAGATCTCACTGGCCCCCACAGATG TAAAAGAACTCCCAGCCAAGGAACCTGGAAGGACCCTGGAGTCCCAGGAGTTGTCCCGGATTGCAGGGAAAG TCCCTGGCCTTCAGAACGAACAGAAGCGTTTTCAACTGGAAGAACTGAGAAAGTTTGGGGCCCAGTTTAAG CTTCAGCCCAGTAGCTCCCCTGAGACCAGCTTGGATCCTTTTCCTCCACGGATCCTGAAAGAGGAAGccaaagggaaggagaaggaggtggatgGTCTTTTGGCTTCAGAGCCCCTGGGGTCTCCTGTTTCCTCAAAGGCTGAATCAGTATCAGACAAGGAGGACAAACCACCCCTGCCACCAGCAGGGGCTGCCGAGGGGCCGGAGCAACCTCCCCAACCTTGCCCAAGCCAAACTGGCAGCCCCCCAGTGGGCCTCATCAAGGGAGATGACAAGGATGAGGGCCCAGTTGCCGA ACAAGTGAAGAAGTCAACATTGAACCCCAATGCCAAGGAGTTCAACCCCACTAAGCCCCTGCTCTCTGTG AATAAATCCACCAGTACTCCAACTTCTCCTGGGCCCCGAACTCACTCAACTCCCTCCATCCCGGTGCTGACAGCAGGCCAGAGTGGGCTCTATAGCCCCCAGTACATCTCCTACATACCTCAGATTCACATGGGACCAGCTGTTCAG GCACCGCAGATGTATCCGTATCCTGTGTCCAACTCAGTGCCTGGACAGCAGGGCAAGTACCGGGGTGCCAAAG GCTCCCTGCCCCCGCAGCGCTCGGACCAACACCAGCCAGCCTCCGCCCCTCCCATGATGcaggctgccgccgccgccgccggtcCACCTCTGGTGGCCGCCACCCCTTACTCTTCCTACATCCCCTACAACCCACAGCAGTTCCCAGGCCAGCCCGCCATGATGCAGCCCATGGCCCACTACCCCTCGCAG ccggTGTTTGCCCCCATGCTTCAAAGCAACCCACGCATGCTGACGTCGGGGAGCCATCCCCAGGCCATCGTGTCATCCTCCACCCCTCAGTACCCTTCTGCAGAGCAGCCCACCCCCCAGGCCCTTTATG CCACTGTTCACCAGTCCTATCCACACCATGCCACGCAGCTCCATGCCCACCAGCCGCAGCCGGCCACCACACCTACTGGGAGCCAGCCGCCGTCCCAGCATGCGGCCCCCAGTCCTGTCCAG CACCAGGCGGGGCAGGCCCCACACCTGGGCAGTGGACAGCCACAGCAGAACCTGTACCACCCAGGGGCCCTGACAGGCACGCCGCCTTCTCTGCCACCGGGACCTTCTGCCCAGTCCCCTCAGAGCAGCTTCCCCCAACCAGCCGCTGTATATGCCATCCATGCCCACCAGCAGCTGCCCCACGGCTTCACCAACATGGCCCATGTTACCCAG GCCCATGTCCAAACTGGAATCACAGCAGCCCCGCCCCCTCACCCTGGGGCTCCCCACCCgccccaggtgatgctgctgcacCCACCCCAGAGCCATGGGGGCCCCCCCCAAGGCGCGGTGCCCCAGAGTGGGGTGCCTGCACTCTCAGCTTCCACACCCTCACCCTACCCCTACATCGGACACCCCCAAGGTGAGCAGCCTGGCCAGGCGCCTGGATTTCCAGGAGGAGCCGATGACAGGATTC TTCAATCTCATCCCTCCCAGCAGCTCCCCTTCCACCCCCCGGGGAACTGA